In Halanaeroarchaeum sp. HSR-CO, one DNA window encodes the following:
- a CDS encoding FAD-dependent oxidoreductase, whose translation MEDVAVPVRSVESAGADAVAITFETPAQFDGAPGQFVRLSATIDDEVVQRFYTLSSPDVEETFEVTVSVDPAGSLAPWLADREPGDTVTVSGPYGDHYYEGEDAVVVIAAGPGIGPAVGIGERALREGTGVAIVYPEGHPIHRDRMAALTDGGATIVTFEDDLEGAVEEAVTAVDGAPFVYGFEEFVSAVANALEAVGIDADEAKIESFGPGPER comes from the coding sequence ATGGAAGACGTTGCGGTTCCGGTTCGTTCCGTCGAGTCGGCGGGCGCCGACGCGGTGGCCATCACCTTCGAGACGCCCGCCCAGTTCGACGGGGCGCCCGGACAGTTCGTCCGCCTCTCTGCGACCATCGACGACGAAGTCGTTCAGCGCTTTTACACGCTCTCCTCGCCGGATGTCGAGGAGACGTTCGAGGTCACCGTGTCGGTCGATCCGGCAGGATCGCTCGCGCCGTGGCTGGCCGACCGGGAACCGGGAGATACGGTGACGGTGAGTGGTCCCTATGGCGATCACTACTACGAAGGCGAAGACGCCGTCGTGGTCATCGCCGCGGGCCCGGGGATCGGTCCTGCGGTGGGCATCGGCGAACGCGCTCTCCGGGAGGGAACTGGCGTCGCTATCGTCTATCCGGAGGGGCATCCCATACATCGTGACCGAATGGCGGCATTGACCGATGGTGGCGCCACGATCGTCACCTTCGAGGACGACCTCGAAGGGGCTGTCGAGGAAGCGGTCACCGCCGTGGACGGTGCCCCGTTCGTCTACGGGTTCGAGGAATTCGTCTCCGCGGTTGCGAACGCGCTCGAAGCCGTCGGTATCGACGCCGACGAAGCGAAAATCGAGAGCTTCGGCCCGGGGCCCGAACGCTAG
- the mce gene encoding methylmalonyl-CoA epimerase, whose protein sequence is MHVDHIGIAVEDVDAFTELYASLFDLQVAHEEEFDGLSVAFLDADGVYLEILEPLEDGTAIGDFLDRNGPGMHHVAFTVEDIENALENARAAGAALIDDVPRPGAWGHTVAFLHPKSMGGVLVEFVEH, encoded by the coding sequence ATGCACGTCGACCACATCGGCATCGCCGTCGAGGACGTGGACGCATTCACCGAACTGTACGCCTCGCTCTTCGATCTCCAGGTCGCTCACGAGGAGGAGTTCGACGGCTTGAGCGTCGCGTTTCTCGACGCCGATGGCGTCTACCTCGAAATACTCGAACCGCTCGAGGATGGGACGGCCATCGGAGATTTCCTGGACCGAAACGGACCGGGGATGCACCACGTCGCGTTCACCGTGGAGGACATCGAGAACGCACTCGAGAACGCTCGCGCTGCAGGCGCAGCGCTCATCGACGACGTACCACGGCCTGGCGCGTGGGGCCACACCGTCGCCTTCCTACACCCGAAATCGATGGGTGGTGTCCTCGTCGAATTCGTCGAGCACTAG
- a CDS encoding methylmalonyl-CoA mutase has protein sequence MFDEDDLEAIREAKADWESETVAPTMERFGERQETFTTDTGGNEVKRLYTPADVSDLDYQADLGFPAQEPYTRGVYSTMYRGQLWTMRQYAGFGTPAETNERYQYLLEQGQTGLSMAFDLPTQMGYDSDDPMAAGEVGKQGVAIDTLADMETVFDGIPLDDVSTSMTINAPASILLAMYIAVGDQQGVPREELRGTIQNDILKEYVARNTYIYPPEPSMRIITDIFEFCAEETPKFNTISISGYHIREAGSTAAQEVAFTLGNGIEYVQAALEAGLDVDEFAPQLSFFFNAHNNILEEVAKFRAARRLWASIMDERFDANDPKSKQLKFHTQTAGSTLTAQQIQNNVVRVGYQALAAVLGGTQSLHTNSYDEALSLPSEGSVRTALRTQQILAHESGAADTIDPLAGSYYVESLTDDIEAEARSLLEEIDDRGGMLPSIENQWVQRQIQDVAYERQQEIESGERIIVGVNEFEVDEEDKAVDLQEVDEDDEQRKVDQLAARRADRDEEAVDTTLEALRDAARGEENLMPYIVDAVKAYASVGEIAGVLRDEFGEYTPGASV, from the coding sequence ATGTTCGACGAGGACGACCTCGAGGCGATCCGCGAGGCCAAGGCGGACTGGGAGTCGGAGACGGTCGCACCGACCATGGAGCGCTTCGGGGAGCGCCAGGAGACGTTCACCACCGATACCGGGGGCAACGAGGTGAAGCGCCTCTACACGCCCGCCGACGTATCGGACCTCGACTACCAGGCGGATCTGGGCTTCCCCGCACAGGAACCGTACACCCGTGGCGTCTACTCCACGATGTATCGCGGACAGCTCTGGACTATGCGCCAGTACGCGGGCTTTGGCACTCCGGCGGAGACCAACGAGCGATACCAGTACCTCCTCGAGCAGGGGCAGACCGGTCTCTCGATGGCCTTCGACCTCCCGACGCAGATGGGCTACGACTCCGACGACCCAATGGCCGCTGGGGAGGTCGGGAAACAGGGGGTCGCCATCGACACGCTCGCGGACATGGAGACGGTCTTCGACGGGATTCCGCTGGACGACGTCTCCACGAGCATGACCATCAACGCCCCCGCGAGTATTCTCCTCGCGATGTACATCGCCGTCGGCGATCAGCAAGGCGTCCCCCGCGAAGAGTTGCGCGGGACCATCCAGAACGACATCCTCAAGGAGTACGTCGCGCGCAACACCTACATCTATCCGCCCGAGCCGTCGATGCGAATCATCACGGACATCTTCGAGTTCTGCGCCGAGGAGACGCCGAAGTTCAACACGATCTCCATCTCGGGCTACCACATCCGCGAGGCCGGGTCGACGGCGGCCCAGGAAGTGGCGTTCACGCTCGGGAACGGCATCGAGTACGTCCAGGCGGCCCTCGAGGCGGGTCTCGACGTCGACGAGTTCGCGCCACAGCTCTCCTTTTTCTTCAACGCCCACAACAATATCCTCGAGGAGGTCGCGAAGTTCCGGGCGGCCCGACGGCTCTGGGCGTCCATCATGGACGAGCGCTTCGATGCGAACGATCCGAAATCGAAACAGCTCAAGTTCCACACCCAGACCGCGGGGTCGACGCTCACCGCCCAGCAGATACAGAACAACGTCGTCCGGGTGGGCTACCAGGCGCTGGCCGCGGTCCTCGGCGGCACCCAGAGTCTCCACACGAACAGCTACGACGAGGCGCTCTCGCTCCCGAGCGAGGGAAGTGTCAGGACCGCACTGCGGACCCAGCAGATCCTGGCACACGAATCGGGCGCGGCGGACACCATCGACCCGCTCGCCGGCAGTTACTACGTCGAATCGCTGACAGACGACATCGAGGCCGAGGCACGGTCGTTACTCGAGGAGATCGACGATCGCGGGGGGATGCTCCCGTCGATCGAGAACCAGTGGGTCCAGCGTCAGATCCAGGACGTCGCCTACGAACGCCAGCAGGAGATAGAGAGCGGCGAGCGGATCATCGTCGGCGTCAACGAGTTCGAGGTCGACGAGGAGGACAAAGCGGTCGACCTCCAGGAGGTCGACGAGGACGACGAGCAACGAAAGGTCGACCAGCTAGCGGCCAGGAGAGCCGACCGAGACGAGGAGGCTGTGGACACAACGCTCGAGGCGCTCCGGGACGCGGCCCGTGGCGAGGAGAACCTGATGCCGTACATCGTGGATGCCGTCAAGGCGTACGCGTCCGTGGGCGAGATAGCGGGCGTCCTCCGCGACGAGTTCGGCGAGTACACGCCGGGCGCGTCGGTGTGA
- the feoB gene encoding ferrous iron transport protein B encodes MDHETTEQVPEDGPLVGLVGAPNVGKSVIFNALGNETVDVSNYPGTTVETTLADADGFALTDTPGVYGISSFNEEERVTRDILFDLDAVVNVVDATHLDRDLFLTLQLLDMGIPTVVALNMMDEARADGIEVDPETLEAQLGVPVVPTVATEGTGIEDVESRIPEATAPDETAIDAWFEELPADLPATRLEKTLLVEGDEATAERVLGRENEVVADGGTTALVPNDLRDTIYSHRRSRIGDIVDESLYERPGEKSLGDRFDDLLLNPLTGTPIAIAIMGLIYFLIGDLVAQRLVDVIEVELFGEYYVPFVTTVVGDIVPGTGLWEPVQFVLINDNLGLLTVTVQYILGVLLPLVVSFYLALAVLEDSGILPRLAVLTDRGMSRIGLNGRAIIPMIVGVGCVTMAVISTRMMGTKRQRTIATALLGLSIPCSAQLGVILGLLAGLGMGWWLAYLGVILLVFGLAGKVLDSVLPGTGQGLLTELPRLRRPSTNSVLSKTWTRTKMFLREAGPLFAATAIAVSALDYTGSLATIERWLEPLVGIVGLPASFGQVLILGLIRRDFAAAGMTDMALSAPQVFVGLVVVTLFVPCILSMMMIVKERDLKSGVLMWIGSWVVAFTVGGLLALVLL; translated from the coding sequence ATGGACCACGAGACTACCGAACAGGTACCCGAAGACGGGCCCCTCGTCGGTCTCGTGGGCGCCCCCAACGTGGGGAAGAGTGTGATCTTCAACGCACTCGGGAACGAGACCGTCGATGTCTCCAATTACCCCGGAACGACGGTCGAGACGACGTTAGCCGACGCCGACGGGTTCGCGCTGACCGACACCCCCGGCGTCTACGGCATCTCCTCGTTCAACGAGGAGGAACGAGTGACTCGGGACATCCTCTTCGACCTCGACGCGGTCGTCAACGTCGTCGACGCGACCCATCTGGACCGCGACCTCTTCTTGACCCTCCAGTTACTGGACATGGGTATCCCGACCGTCGTGGCGCTGAACATGATGGACGAGGCGCGCGCGGACGGTATCGAGGTCGACCCAGAGACCCTCGAAGCCCAACTCGGCGTCCCCGTCGTTCCCACCGTAGCGACCGAGGGCACCGGCATCGAAGACGTCGAGTCACGCATTCCCGAGGCGACGGCCCCCGACGAGACGGCCATCGATGCCTGGTTCGAGGAACTCCCCGCGGACCTCCCCGCGACCCGCCTGGAGAAGACCCTCCTCGTCGAGGGTGACGAAGCCACCGCTGAACGGGTACTCGGCCGGGAGAACGAGGTCGTCGCCGACGGTGGTACGACGGCCCTGGTGCCCAACGACCTTCGCGATACGATATACTCCCATCGCCGTTCCCGAATCGGCGACATCGTCGACGAATCACTCTACGAACGGCCCGGGGAGAAATCACTGGGTGACAGATTCGACGACCTCCTGTTGAATCCCCTGACCGGGACGCCCATCGCCATCGCCATCATGGGCCTGATCTACTTCCTCATCGGCGACCTGGTGGCACAGCGTCTCGTCGACGTCATCGAGGTCGAACTGTTCGGGGAGTATTACGTCCCCTTCGTGACGACCGTGGTCGGGGACATCGTCCCCGGCACGGGGCTCTGGGAACCGGTGCAATTCGTCCTGATCAACGACAACCTGGGCCTGCTCACCGTGACGGTCCAGTACATCCTCGGCGTTCTCTTACCGCTCGTCGTGTCGTTCTACCTGGCGTTGGCCGTCCTCGAGGATTCCGGGATCCTTCCCCGCCTCGCCGTCCTCACGGATCGGGGCATGTCGCGCATCGGGTTGAACGGTCGGGCGATCATCCCCATGATCGTCGGTGTCGGCTGTGTGACCATGGCGGTCATCTCGACGCGGATGATGGGGACGAAACGGCAGCGAACCATCGCCACGGCACTCCTTGGCCTCTCGATTCCCTGTTCCGCGCAGCTCGGCGTCATCCTCGGCCTCCTCGCGGGGCTCGGAATGGGCTGGTGGCTTGCCTACCTCGGCGTCATCCTCCTCGTCTTCGGTCTCGCCGGGAAAGTCCTCGATAGCGTCCTCCCGGGGACTGGACAGGGGCTGCTCACGGAACTACCACGACTCCGCCGGCCGAGCACGAATAGCGTCCTCTCGAAGACCTGGACGCGTACGAAGATGTTCCTCCGGGAGGCCGGCCCACTGTTCGCGGCAACGGCGATCGCCGTTTCCGCACTCGATTACACGGGGTCGCTCGCAACCATCGAGCGCTGGCTCGAACCGCTGGTCGGTATCGTCGGCCTGCCAGCCTCGTTCGGACAGGTGCTCATCCTGGGGCTCATCCGGCGGGACTTCGCCGCTGCGGGGATGACGGACATGGCACTGTCGGCGCCACAGGTCTTCGTCGGCCTCGTGGTCGTCACGCTGTTCGTCCCCTGCATCCTCTCGATGATGATGATCGTCAAGGAGCGCGACCTGAAGAGTGGAGTACTCATGTGGATCGGGTCGTGGGTCGTCGCGTTCACCGTCGGGGGCCTGCTCGCCCTGGTGTTACTATGA
- a CDS encoding FeoA family protein — protein MKTTLHDVEQGEAFRIDAVEDTEVRAQLHRMGFLDGEVECRQHLDAGPVIISRRGTDLAVGAPIARDVAITVPDR, from the coding sequence ATGAAAACGACATTACACGATGTCGAGCAGGGCGAGGCGTTTCGCATCGACGCCGTCGAGGACACGGAGGTGCGCGCACAGTTGCATCGGATGGGGTTCCTGGATGGTGAGGTCGAATGTCGACAGCATCTCGACGCCGGCCCCGTGATCATCTCGCGTCGCGGAACCGACCTCGCCGTCGGCGCACCCATCGCCAGGGACGTCGCGATAACGGTACCGGATCGATGA
- a CDS encoding metal-dependent transcriptional regulator: MSHEREKQYTESVEMYLKEIYLLARDGEPATTGDIADALGVSPPSVTDRLGHLEDRNLVEHEKRRGTTLTPEGEEAARRILRKHCRIERFLVEQLDVTEGFHDEACRLEHAMSDDIARRLDSFVDLPPECPDCYDHEAQHCSRLFED; encoded by the coding sequence ATGAGCCACGAGCGCGAAAAACAGTACACGGAGAGCGTGGAGATGTATCTCAAGGAGATCTACCTGCTCGCACGGGACGGCGAGCCGGCGACGACGGGCGACATCGCCGACGCCCTCGGTGTCTCCCCGCCGAGCGTGACCGACCGTCTCGGCCACCTCGAGGACCGGAACCTCGTCGAGCACGAGAAGCGACGGGGCACCACGCTCACCCCCGAAGGGGAGGAGGCCGCACGACGTATCCTTCGCAAACACTGTCGAATCGAACGGTTCCTCGTCGAACAACTGGACGTGACCGAGGGGTTCCACGACGAGGCCTGTCGACTGGAACACGCGATGAGCGACGACATCGCTCGTCGGCTGGACTCGTTCGTCGATCTCCCGCCGGAGTGTCCCGACTGCTACGATCACGAGGCCCAGCACTGCTCGCGTCTCTTCGAGGACTAG
- a CDS encoding GNAT family N-acetyltransferase yields MYVREAKKREEVWLLDRLEEFGIDDPAFRSRDYVIALDEDAGRKVGFGRFRVHSTDPEFCEVTAIGVLDAWQDRGVGAHILQRLVEIANERGFDTVYAFTSLVGYLEKFGFETVSEDSLPGPQRDRLDAVRKVADPDAVPLRVTAEEFSVPRRLRHRFEDDDSEESPEDFGIDPESATYKYDTGR; encoded by the coding sequence ATGTACGTCCGGGAAGCGAAAAAACGAGAGGAGGTGTGGTTACTCGACCGACTCGAGGAGTTCGGTATCGACGACCCCGCGTTTCGCTCCCGAGACTACGTCATCGCGCTGGACGAGGATGCGGGCCGGAAGGTCGGTTTCGGGCGTTTCCGCGTCCACTCGACCGATCCCGAGTTCTGCGAGGTGACGGCCATCGGCGTCCTGGATGCGTGGCAGGATCGGGGCGTGGGCGCGCATATCCTCCAACGACTGGTCGAGATCGCTAACGAGCGGGGCTTCGATACGGTTTACGCGTTCACCTCGCTGGTCGGGTACCTGGAAAAGTTCGGCTTCGAGACCGTGAGCGAGGACTCGTTGCCGGGTCCACAGCGCGATCGACTCGACGCGGTCCGCAAAGTGGCCGACCCCGATGCCGTTCCCCTCAGGGTAACGGCCGAAGAATTCTCGGTTCCGCGGCGCCTTCGACATCGGTTCGAGGACGACGACTCCGAGGAGTCACCGGAGGACTTCGGTATCGACCCGGAGTCGGCGACGTACAAGTACGATACCGGTCGCTAG
- a CDS encoding AMP-binding protein: MDSFADVDEVVHEPDRSFVESTNVWSFMQAQGIEDYDDLVSKASEDIEWFWDEVVQYLGLEFYDDYDAVRVDAEGPQFTDWYVGGTLNVAHNVVDRHAHVDAGTRNHVATIWEGEPGEVREMTYHDLHEAANRVANALEHRGVGRGDTVALYMPMVPEVVSILYGIFSVGAIAVPIFSGFGTDAVATRLDESGADVLFTADGFYRRGSEVPLKRTADAAVEGVGGLEHVIVYDRLGSNDATGKYAIPWDWDRDEWWENAIGGADGDHETAVMDASDPAMLLYSSGTTGRPKGIVHTHAGSLVQPAKEIYFGFDHKPFDRFFWVSDIGWMMGPWSLIGNHAFGGTVLMYEGAPDHPAPDRFWELIDDHGVTTFGISPTAIRALRKEGDEWLEGHDLSSIRILGSTGEPWDPESWRWFYDEVGGGSAPIINITGGTEILGCFLMPSPVQSLKPTTVGSPGLGMDVDIVDEHGESIAGEHEQGYLVARDSCPSMTRSLWEGDERYLDAYWSRWDDLWNHGDWAQIDEDGYWFLLGRADDAITVAGRKVGPAEVEGALIDHEAVNQAAVVGVPDETTGEAAVAYVILEPEVDPSDHLESALAEHVGAKLGKPFRPREIHFVEAFPKTQSGKIVRRIIASAYTGEAIGDTSSIENPEAIDRLRDV, translated from the coding sequence ATGGATTCGTTCGCCGACGTGGACGAGGTGGTCCACGAACCCGATCGGTCGTTCGTGGAGTCGACGAACGTCTGGTCGTTCATGCAGGCCCAGGGCATCGAGGACTACGACGACCTCGTCTCGAAAGCCAGCGAGGATATCGAGTGGTTCTGGGACGAGGTCGTCCAGTACCTCGGGCTGGAGTTCTACGACGACTACGACGCCGTCCGTGTGGACGCGGAGGGTCCCCAGTTCACCGACTGGTACGTGGGCGGGACCCTGAACGTCGCGCACAACGTGGTGGATCGCCACGCTCACGTCGACGCGGGAACGCGAAATCACGTCGCGACCATCTGGGAGGGGGAACCCGGGGAGGTTCGCGAGATGACCTATCACGACCTCCACGAGGCGGCGAACCGCGTCGCGAACGCCCTGGAGCATCGGGGCGTGGGTCGCGGCGACACCGTCGCGCTCTACATGCCGATGGTTCCCGAGGTCGTCTCCATCCTGTACGGCATCTTCTCGGTGGGCGCTATCGCCGTCCCCATCTTCTCCGGGTTCGGCACCGACGCGGTGGCGACCCGACTCGACGAGTCGGGTGCCGACGTCCTGTTCACCGCCGACGGGTTCTACCGCCGGGGCTCGGAGGTCCCCCTCAAACGTACCGCCGACGCCGCGGTCGAAGGGGTGGGCGGTCTGGAACACGTGATCGTCTACGATCGCCTGGGGAGCAACGACGCGACCGGGAAATACGCCATCCCGTGGGACTGGGACCGGGACGAGTGGTGGGAGAACGCTATCGGTGGCGCCGACGGCGACCACGAGACGGCGGTCATGGACGCGAGCGACCCGGCAATGCTGCTCTACTCCTCGGGGACGACCGGCCGTCCGAAGGGGATCGTCCACACGCACGCGGGGTCGCTGGTCCAACCGGCCAAGGAGATATACTTCGGGTTCGATCACAAACCGTTCGATCGGTTCTTCTGGGTGTCGGACATCGGCTGGATGATGGGGCCGTGGTCGCTCATCGGCAATCACGCCTTCGGCGGCACGGTCCTCATGTACGAGGGGGCGCCGGATCATCCAGCGCCAGACCGCTTCTGGGAGCTCATCGACGATCACGGCGTGACCACCTTCGGCATCTCACCTACGGCCATCCGGGCCCTTCGAAAGGAGGGCGACGAGTGGCTCGAGGGTCACGACCTCTCCTCGATTCGAATTCTGGGTTCGACTGGCGAACCGTGGGATCCCGAATCCTGGCGCTGGTTCTACGACGAGGTGGGCGGTGGCTCGGCGCCCATCATCAACATCACCGGTGGGACGGAGATACTCGGCTGTTTTCTCATGCCGTCGCCGGTCCAGTCGCTCAAGCCGACGACCGTCGGCAGCCCCGGCCTCGGGATGGACGTGGACATCGTCGACGAACACGGCGAGAGCATCGCGGGCGAACACGAACAGGGCTATCTGGTCGCCCGCGACTCGTGTCCATCGATGACTCGCTCGCTCTGGGAAGGGGACGAGCGGTATCTCGACGCGTACTGGTCCCGGTGGGACGACCTGTGGAATCACGGGGACTGGGCACAGATCGACGAGGACGGGTACTGGTTCTTGCTCGGCAGAGCGGACGACGCGATCACCGTCGCCGGGCGGAAGGTCGGTCCGGCGGAGGTCGAGGGCGCCCTCATCGACCACGAGGCTGTCAACCAGGCCGCAGTCGTCGGCGTGCCAGACGAGACGACCGGCGAAGCGGCCGTCGCGTACGTCATCCTCGAACCGGAGGTCGACCCGAGCGATCACCTCGAGTCGGCGCTGGCCGAGCACGTCGGTGCGAAACTCGGGAAGCCGTTCCGCCCCCGGGAGATCCACTTCGTCGAGGCGTTTCCAAAGACCCAGAGCGGGAAGATCGTTCGCCGGATCATCGCCAGCGCCTACACGGGCGAGGCGATCGGCGACACCAGCAGCATCGAGAATCCGGAGGCGATCGACCGGCTCCGGGACGTGTGA
- a CDS encoding MFS transporter yields MVLRHRLSTLDVYYGWIVAVAGFAAATVLFGLSYSIAVFFDPLLEAFPVGTGMVSLMFGVQTFMIYGGSVPGGTVVDTIGARRSAFLASGLVVAGLGGASLAGTFIVLLTWYGVVAGLGMSLLYVVAYTAVPRWFGRHRGLATGIASSGLGIGLLLIPPLAAWLVELVGWRGAYRVLGLGAGVILLVATSLIADSPQAVGADTEAEFPYGPPPEPTRTPLREQLHAVGDVAASRPFVAVLVGWLFVWTPLYIYMNHVVRFVSETALPAGTGVAAISLVGVTTSLARVGVGSASDRLGRVHTFVASGALVAVAVPAMTLVTGRLPFFALTVIFGIGYGGAGALLSPLVAELFGGENLGTVFGLASVSFAIGGLTAPAAAGLAFDAVGTYTPVFWVAGAVGMIGAGLIWVAGKTAAHRKTAVAEA; encoded by the coding sequence ATGGTGTTGCGACATCGGCTCTCGACGCTGGACGTGTACTACGGTTGGATCGTGGCAGTCGCGGGATTCGCGGCCGCGACCGTCCTCTTCGGTCTCTCTTATTCCATCGCCGTCTTCTTCGACCCGCTCCTGGAGGCGTTCCCGGTGGGGACCGGGATGGTCTCGCTCATGTTCGGCGTCCAGACGTTCATGATCTACGGCGGTTCCGTTCCGGGCGGGACGGTCGTCGACACCATCGGCGCCCGACGATCCGCATTCCTCGCGAGCGGGCTCGTCGTCGCGGGGCTGGGCGGCGCGAGCCTCGCAGGAACCTTTATCGTCCTCCTGACATGGTACGGGGTCGTGGCCGGACTCGGGATGAGCCTGCTGTACGTCGTCGCCTACACGGCGGTCCCGCGCTGGTTCGGTCGTCACCGTGGTCTCGCGACTGGTATCGCCAGTTCGGGCCTCGGTATCGGGCTGCTTCTCATCCCGCCCCTGGCCGCCTGGCTCGTCGAACTGGTCGGCTGGCGTGGCGCGTACCGGGTGCTCGGACTCGGGGCCGGGGTGATATTGCTCGTCGCGACATCACTCATCGCCGACAGTCCGCAAGCCGTCGGGGCCGACACCGAGGCCGAGTTCCCCTACGGGCCCCCACCAGAACCGACGCGGACACCCCTCCGCGAACAGCTACACGCCGTCGGCGACGTCGCCGCATCCCGTCCGTTCGTTGCCGTCCTGGTCGGCTGGCTGTTCGTCTGGACGCCGCTGTACATCTACATGAACCACGTCGTCCGGTTCGTCTCGGAGACGGCCCTCCCGGCCGGCACGGGCGTCGCGGCCATCAGTCTCGTCGGCGTCACCACCAGCCTGGCCCGGGTCGGCGTCGGGTCGGCGTCCGATCGGTTGGGACGGGTGCACACGTTCGTCGCCTCGGGCGCCCTGGTGGCCGTGGCAGTTCCGGCGATGACCCTGGTCACCGGTCGTCTCCCCTTCTTCGCGCTGACGGTCATCTTCGGCATCGGGTACGGCGGCGCCGGTGCCCTGTTGTCCCCACTGGTCGCCGAACTGTTCGGCGGCGAGAATCTGGGCACAGTTTTCGGCCTTGCGTCGGTTTCGTTCGCCATCGGCGGTCTCACAGCCCCCGCCGCGGCCGGCCTCGCATTCGACGCCGTCGGCACGTACACGCCAGTCTTCTGGGTCGCCGGTGCCGTCGGGATGATCGGGGCCGGACTTATCTGGGTCGCGGGAAAAACCGCAGCGCATAGAAAAACAGCAGTCGCCGAGGCCTGA
- the dnaJ gene encoding molecular chaperone DnaJ, translating into MPEDFYDVLGVSRDADEDEIKRAFRKKAAKHHPDVSDDPDAEETFKKIQKAKDVLTDDEKRQMYDQLGHERFVEADKQGATDRGGARGNPFGGSAGGGMGGFGDIFDQFFGGGGRGGSRPSKGQDLRTGLSIDLEEAYEGVTKQVTIRRPERCEDCDGSGHPPGAEPRTCPECNGRGQVRQVKQTPFGKMQQTGTCRRCGGEGELYEETCSTCRGQGTVRREATLSVDVPAGIRSGQTLRMEGEGAPGDPRAPNGDLLIEVEVDDHPDFERDGNDLRLDQPISFPQAVFGDTIQVPTLDGGAQFEVPEGTQSGETFRLRGKGMPRLRGHGYGDLYVDVQVVTPESLNEEQRAALEQFAEAGGESVEVEDGFFERIRNSL; encoded by the coding sequence ATGCCCGAGGACTTCTACGACGTACTCGGCGTAAGCCGGGACGCGGACGAGGACGAGATCAAACGCGCCTTCCGGAAGAAAGCGGCCAAGCACCACCCGGACGTCAGCGACGACCCCGACGCCGAGGAGACGTTCAAGAAGATCCAGAAGGCCAAGGACGTCCTCACCGACGACGAGAAGCGTCAGATGTACGACCAGCTCGGGCACGAACGGTTCGTCGAGGCCGACAAACAGGGCGCCACCGACCGCGGCGGAGCCAGGGGCAATCCCTTCGGCGGTAGCGCCGGTGGCGGCATGGGCGGGTTCGGCGACATCTTCGACCAGTTCTTCGGTGGTGGCGGACGTGGCGGCTCACGCCCCTCCAAGGGCCAGGATCTCCGTACCGGCCTCTCCATCGACCTCGAGGAGGCCTACGAGGGCGTCACCAAACAGGTCACGATCCGACGTCCCGAGCGGTGTGAGGACTGTGACGGCAGCGGCCATCCCCCCGGCGCGGAACCCCGAACCTGTCCCGAATGTAACGGTCGTGGCCAGGTCCGACAGGTCAAGCAGACGCCGTTCGGCAAGATGCAACAGACCGGAACCTGTCGGCGCTGTGGCGGCGAGGGCGAACTCTACGAGGAGACCTGCTCGACGTGTCGCGGCCAGGGTACCGTCCGCAGAGAGGCGACGCTTTCGGTCGACGTCCCTGCCGGCATCCGGAGTGGCCAGACCCTCCGGATGGAAGGCGAGGGCGCACCGGGCGACCCGCGTGCGCCGAACGGTGACCTCCTCATCGAGGTCGAGGTCGACGATCACCCGGACTTCGAGCGTGATGGCAACGACCTTCGCCTCGATCAGCCCATCTCGTTCCCACAGGCGGTCTTCGGCGATACCATCCAGGTCCCCACCCTCGATGGCGGGGCCCAGTTCGAAGTCCCCGAGGGCACACAGAGTGGCGAGACGTTCCGCCTCCGTGGCAAGGGTATGCCGCGACTCCGCGGCCACGGCTACGGCGACCTCTACGTCGACGTCCAGGTCGTGACCCCGGAGTCACTCAACGAGGAACAGCGAGCGGCGCTGGAACAATTCGCGGAGGCCGGCGGGGAATCCGTCGAGGTCGAGGACGGGTTCTTCGAGCGGATCCGCAACAGCCTGTAG